One Agrobacterium vaccinii DNA window includes the following coding sequences:
- a CDS encoding glutathione S-transferase family protein, giving the protein MTSRTLYSLCGADDARPFSPHCWKTVLSLAHKGLDFEERPLAFTAIPGVENGYSKTVPILRDGDQLVKDSFEIALYLDEAYPDAPSLFNGEGGKALARFVESWSQTQLHPAIAKFAVLDIHDILDEQDRVYFRESRTKRFGRTLEEVTANRDAEIAAFPAKLEPIRSMLTFQPFIGGDCPLFADYIVFGALQWVRIISGVDMFADKDPVRDWFERCLDLHGARGRSVTAA; this is encoded by the coding sequence ATGACATCCAGAACCCTCTATTCTCTTTGCGGAGCAGATGACGCCCGGCCATTTTCGCCCCATTGCTGGAAGACGGTTTTATCGCTCGCGCACAAAGGGCTGGATTTTGAAGAGCGTCCGCTCGCATTCACCGCCATTCCGGGCGTGGAAAACGGCTATTCCAAAACGGTGCCGATCTTGCGGGATGGCGATCAACTGGTGAAAGACAGTTTTGAAATCGCACTGTATCTGGACGAGGCCTATCCCGACGCGCCGTCCCTGTTCAACGGGGAGGGCGGCAAGGCTCTGGCCCGTTTCGTCGAAAGCTGGTCGCAGACCCAGCTTCATCCCGCCATCGCCAAATTTGCCGTTTTGGATATTCACGACATATTGGACGAGCAGGACAGGGTCTATTTCCGCGAAAGCCGCACCAAGCGTTTTGGCCGGACGCTCGAGGAGGTAACTGCCAATCGTGACGCCGAGATTGCGGCGTTTCCGGCAAAGCTGGAACCGATCCGTAGCATGCTGACCTTCCAACCGTTCATTGGTGGCGATTGCCCGCTCTTTGCCGATTATATCGTTTTCGGTGCGCTACAATGGGTCCGCATCATCTCCGGCGTGGACATGTTCGCTGACAAAGACCCCGTGCGCGATTGGTTCGAGCGATGCCTTGATCTGCACGGTGCAAGGGGACGAAGTGTGACAGCGGCGTGA
- the ndk gene encoding nucleoside-diphosphate kinase, producing MAIERTFSMIKPDATKRNLTGAITKVFEDNGLRIIASKRVWMSKREAEGFYAVHKERPFFGELVEGMTSGPTIVQVLEGENAILKNREIMGATNPANADEGTIRKQFALSIGENSVHGSDAPETAAQEIAYWFAETEIVG from the coding sequence ATGGCGATTGAACGCACATTTTCGATGATCAAGCCTGACGCGACCAAGCGCAACCTGACCGGCGCGATCACCAAGGTATTTGAAGACAACGGCCTGCGCATCATCGCATCCAAGCGCGTCTGGATGAGCAAGCGCGAAGCAGAAGGCTTCTACGCTGTTCACAAGGAACGTCCTTTCTTCGGCGAACTGGTTGAAGGCATGACATCCGGCCCGACCATCGTTCAGGTTCTGGAAGGCGAAAACGCAATCCTCAAGAACCGCGAAATCATGGGTGCTACCAACCCTGCCAACGCTGACGAAGGCACGATCCGCAAGCAGTTCGCGCTGTCCATCGGCGAAAACTCCGTTCACGGTTCGGATGCCCCTGAAACTGCCGCTCAGGAAATCGCCTACTGGTTCGCAGAAACCGAAATCGTCGGCTGA